Proteins co-encoded in one Salarias fasciatus chromosome 4, fSalaFa1.1, whole genome shotgun sequence genomic window:
- the LOC115386910 gene encoding LOW QUALITY PROTEIN: pentraxin fusion protein-like (The sequence of the model RefSeq protein was modified relative to this genomic sequence to represent the inferred CDS: substituted 1 base at 1 genomic stop codon) — translation MRLWVSLLLAAISTATAGGATVKSLLFPSETSTSYVDLSPLKSLTLSAFTLCMRVATEVXGEREVILFAYRTQYFNELNVWLELDSRLSFYLSGDGVYFSVPELGALETHVCFTWDSQSGATAVYLDGRKSLTKIYKKVHVVRAGGKVLLGQDPDNFLGDFDAQQSFVGEMYDVNLWDSALSPSEIRDLASGRQVQRANVIDWATVQVQSHGEVQVLSREL, via the exons ATGAGACTCTGGGTGTCGCTGCTCCTCGCCGCCATCTCCACGGCAACAGCAG gaGGCGCCACGGTGAAGTCCCTGCTGTTCCCGTCTGAGACCAGTACCAGCTACGTGGACCTGTCCCCCCTCAAGTCGCTGACGCTGTCGGCCTTCACGCTGTGCATGCGCGTGGCGACGGAGGTGTGAGGAGAGCGGGAAGTCATCCTGTTCGCGTACCGGACTCAATACTTCAACGAGCTGAACGTGTGGCTGGAGCTGGACAGCAG ATTGTCCTTCTACCTGAGCGGAGACGGGGTGTACTTCAGTGTCCCGGAGCTTGGAGCTCTGGAGACGCACGTCTGCTTCACCTGGGACTCTCAGTCCGGTGCCACCGCCGTCTACCTGGACGGCAGAAAGAGTCTGACCAAGATCTACAAGAAAGTCCACGTGGTCCGGGCCGGAGGGAAGGTCCTCCTGGGCCAGGACCCGGACAACTTCCTGGGAGACTTCGACGCTCAGCAGAGCTTTGTCGGCGAGATGTACGACGTCAACTTGTGGGACTCGGCTCTGTCTCCCAGCGAGATCCGAGACCTGGCCTCCGGGAGGCAAGTCCAACGGGCCAATGTGATCGACTGGGCAACCGTCCAGGTGCAGAGTCACGGGGAGGTGCAGGTCCTGAGCCGGGAGCTGTAG